tttgtttgttttcactatTATAGCATGGGAAAGCATTCCCTATCATTATTACATcaatgtttgtgttttattttgcttagATTGTGATCATGGCTGCTGAGTCTGATGTTCTGCATTTCCAGTTTGAACAGCAAGGAGATGTGGTCTTGCAGAAAATGAATCTTTTGAGACAGCAGaatttattttgtgatgtatcaATTTACATTAATGACACTGAGTTCCAGGGGCACAAGGTGATTTTGGCTGCCTGCTCCACTTTTATGAGAGATCAGTTTTTACTCACACAGTCAAAACATGTCAGAATCACCATCTTACAGAGTGCAGAAGTTGGCAGAAAATTGTTACTGTCTTGCTATACTGGAGCACTTGAAGTTAAAAGGAAAGAGCTTTTGAAATACTTGACTGCTGCCAGTTACCTTCAGATGGTTCACATTGTGGAAAAGTGCACAGAAGCTTTGTCAAAGTATCTGGAAATTGATCTTTCTATGAAAAACAACAACCAACACACTGACCTGTGTCAGTCTTCTGATCCTGATGTTAAGAATGAAGATGAAAATTCTGATAAAGACTGTGAGATAATTGAAATTTCAGAAGATAGTCCTGTAAACATAGATTTCCATGTTAAAGAAGAGGAAAGCAATGCTTTGCAGTCTACAGTAGAGAGTCTGACatcagagagaaaggaaatgaagtcaCCAGAGCTGTCTACGGTAGACATAGGTTTTAAAGACAATGAAATTTGTATCCTTCACGTAGAATCCATCAGTACAGCTGGTGTCGAAAATGGGCAGTTTTCACAGCCTTGTACCTCTTCAAAAGCAAGCATGTATTTCTCTGAAACACAGCATTCATTGATCAATTCTACAGTTG
The nucleotide sequence above comes from Symphalangus syndactylus isolate Jambi chromosome 3, NHGRI_mSymSyn1-v2.1_pri, whole genome shotgun sequence. Encoded proteins:
- the ZBTB6 gene encoding zinc finger and BTB domain-containing protein 6 codes for the protein MAAESDVLHFQFEQQGDVVLQKMNLLRQQNLFCDVSIYINDTEFQGHKVILAACSTFMRDQFLLTQSKHVRITILQSAEVGRKLLLSCYTGALEVKRKELLKYLTAASYLQMVHIVEKCTEALSKYLEIDLSMKNNNQHTDLCQSSDPDVKNEDENSDKDCEIIEISEDSPVNIDFHVKEEESNALQSTVESLTSERKEMKSPELSTVDIGFKDNEICILHVESISTAGVENGQFSQPCTSSKASMYFSETQHSLINSTVESRVAEVPGNQDQGLFCENTEGSYGTVSEIQNLEEGYSLRHQCPRCPRGFLHVENYLRHLKMHKLFLCLQCGKTFTQKKNLNRHIRGHMGIRPFQCTVCLKTFTAKSTLQDHLNIHSGDRPYKCHCCDMDFKHKSALKKHLTSVHGRSSGEKLSRPDLKRQSLL